One Ignavibacterium album JCM 16511 genomic region harbors:
- a CDS encoding ATP-dependent Clp protease ATP-binding subunit, giving the protein MDGNFSDRLQDVIRLSREEALRLGHDYIGTEHLLLGIIREGQGVAVKILRNLDCDLLKLKKAIEDTVRTSGGTLTIGNIPLTKQAEKVLKITQIESKIYKADVIGTEHLLLSLLRDEDNIATQILHQFNVTYDAARAELNEMLSSKSPKDPSQPRPPVSDRKPEKTKTPVLDNFGRDLTKLALEDKLDPVVGREKEIERVAQILSRRKKNNPVLIGEPGVGKTAIAEGLALRIIQKKVPRTLQDKRVVTLDLAGLVAGTKYRGQFEERMKALMNELEKAEDVILFIDELHTIVGAGGASGSLDASNMFKPALARGDIQCIGATTLDEYRKYIETDGALDRRFQKVMVEPPSYEETLQILENIKFKYEEHHRVRYTKEAIEAAVKLSNRYITDRHLPDKAIDVIDEAGSRVHMGHFEVPKEILDLEAEIENVRKEKARVVKMQDYEEAARLRDKERNLQADLEMAKREWENKTKDIVHDVTEEDIATVVAMMTGIPVNRIAQTESEKLLKMEDALKQHIVGQDEAVIKLTKAIRRTRAGLKNPNRPIGSFIFLGPTGVGKTELCKVLAKYLFDSEDALIRIDMSEYMEKFSVSRLVGAPPGYVGYEEGGQLTEKVRRKPYSVVLFDEIEKAHPDIFSILLQVLDDGMLTDSLGRKVDFKNTIIIMTSNIGTKDLKNISSFGFGAKEEADNYAHMKDTVEEAMRKLFNPEFLNRIDETIVFRSLNKEDILKIIDIELKDLLQNMKDQKMNIILDESAKNFLVEKGYDEKFGARPLRRAIQKYVEDPLAEEILRGSFKEGSTIIAKHFENSEELVFIEETPEQPIQQESKES; this is encoded by the coding sequence ATGGACGGAAATTTTTCAGACAGATTGCAGGATGTGATAAGACTTAGCCGCGAAGAAGCATTAAGACTCGGACACGATTATATTGGAACTGAACATCTTTTGCTCGGTATTATTCGGGAAGGACAAGGTGTTGCTGTAAAAATCTTAAGAAACCTTGATTGCGATTTACTGAAATTAAAGAAAGCAATCGAGGATACGGTAAGAACTTCCGGTGGTACGCTCACTATCGGAAATATTCCTCTTACGAAACAAGCTGAAAAAGTACTTAAGATTACTCAGATAGAATCAAAAATTTACAAGGCTGATGTTATAGGAACTGAGCATCTTCTTCTTTCATTGCTGAGAGATGAGGATAATATTGCTACTCAGATTCTCCATCAGTTTAATGTTACTTATGATGCTGCTCGTGCCGAGTTAAACGAAATGCTAAGCAGCAAAAGTCCAAAAGATCCTTCTCAGCCCAGACCACCTGTTTCTGACAGAAAACCGGAAAAAACCAAAACCCCTGTACTTGATAACTTTGGTCGCGATTTGACTAAACTTGCTTTGGAAGATAAACTTGATCCTGTTGTTGGAAGAGAGAAGGAAATTGAAAGAGTTGCTCAGATACTTAGCCGAAGAAAGAAAAACAATCCTGTTCTTATTGGTGAACCCGGAGTTGGTAAAACTGCTATTGCCGAAGGTCTTGCTTTAAGAATTATTCAGAAAAAGGTTCCAAGAACTTTGCAGGATAAAAGAGTCGTGACACTTGATCTTGCAGGACTTGTCGCTGGTACAAAATATCGCGGACAATTTGAAGAGCGTATGAAAGCTCTGATGAATGAACTTGAGAAAGCTGAAGATGTAATTCTTTTCATTGATGAGCTTCATACTATCGTTGGTGCCGGTGGTGCTTCAGGTTCACTCGATGCTTCGAATATGTTCAAACCTGCTTTAGCTCGTGGTGATATTCAGTGCATTGGTGCAACAACACTTGATGAATACAGAAAATATATTGAAACTGACGGTGCATTGGACAGAAGATTTCAGAAAGTTATGGTCGAACCACCTTCTTACGAAGAAACACTTCAGATACTTGAAAATATTAAGTTCAAATATGAAGAACATCATAGAGTTCGTTATACAAAAGAAGCAATTGAAGCTGCTGTTAAACTTAGTAACAGATATATCACCGACAGACATTTACCTGACAAAGCCATAGATGTAATTGACGAAGCTGGTTCAAGAGTTCATATGGGACACTTCGAAGTTCCGAAAGAAATTCTTGATCTGGAAGCTGAAATTGAAAATGTTAGAAAAGAAAAAGCCCGTGTTGTTAAGATGCAGGATTATGAAGAAGCTGCAAGACTCCGCGATAAAGAAAGAAATCTGCAGGCAGATCTCGAGATGGCAAAACGCGAATGGGAAAACAAAACAAAAGATATTGTCCACGATGTAACCGAAGAAGACATTGCTACCGTTGTTGCGATGATGACTGGTATTCCTGTTAACAGAATTGCTCAGACTGAATCTGAGAAGCTTCTTAAGATGGAAGATGCTCTTAAACAACACATTGTTGGTCAGGATGAAGCTGTAATTAAATTGACAAAAGCTATTCGACGAACAAGAGCTGGTCTTAAGAATCCGAACAGACCAATCGGAAGCTTTATTTTCCTTGGTCCTACAGGCGTTGGTAAAACAGAACTGTGTAAAGTACTCGCAAAGTATTTATTTGATAGCGAAGATGCTCTTATCAGAATTGATATGAGTGAATATATGGAGAAGTTTTCCGTTTCACGACTCGTTGGAGCGCCTCCGGGATATGTTGGTTACGAAGAAGGTGGACAATTAACCGAGAAAGTCAGACGCAAACCTTATTCCGTTGTTCTGTTTGATGAAATAGAAAAAGCTCATCCGGATATTTTCAGTATTTTGCTTCAGGTGCTTGATGATGGAATGCTGACTGATAGTCTAGGAAGAAAAGTTGATTTCAAGAATACAATTATCATTATGACTTCAAATATCGGCACAAAGGATTTGAAGAACATTAGTTCTTTCGGATTTGGTGCCAAGGAAGAAGCTGATAATTATGCTCATATGAAAGACACAGTAGAAGAAGCAATGAGAAAGTTATTCAATCCGGAATTCCTCAACAGAATTGATGAGACAATTGTCTTCAGAAGTCTGAATAAAGAAGATATTCTTAAGATCATTGACATCGAACTGAAGGACTTATTGCAGAATATGAAAGATCAGAAGATGAACATTATTCTTGATGAATCAGCGAAGAATTTTCTTGTAGAAAAAGGATACGATGAAAAATTTGGTGCCAGACCTTTGAGAAGAGCAATTCAAAAATATGTTGAAGATCCTTTAGCTGAAGAAATATTAAGAGGTTCTTTCAAAGAAGGTTCAACAATTATTGCCAAACATTTTGAAAATTCTGAAGAACTGGTTTTCATTGAAGAAACACCTGAACAACCAATTCAGCAGGAATCAAAAGAGTCTTAA
- the floA gene encoding flotillin-like protein FloA (flotillin-like protein involved in membrane lipid rafts): MEALTGLSIVIIIAIVFLLILFFYFIPIGLFITAYFSGVKLKIFRDLVGMRLRKVPPVLIVRNMITATKAGLTVDQAKLEAHYLAGGNVTKVINALVSADKANIGLTFERATAIDLAGRDVLEAVKMSVVPKVIETPMVAAVAKDGIQLKAIARVTVRANIDRLVGGAGEATILARVGEGIVSTIGSSNSHKEVLENPDKISKSVLAKGLDSGTAFEILSIDIADVDIGQNIGAILQTDQAEADLKVARAKAEERRAAAVALEQEMIAEVARQRAKVIEAEAEVPRAIAEAFRAGRLGVLDYYNLKNIQADTEMRSSIAQPEEKKNKPNG, from the coding sequence ATGGAAGCTTTAACAGGTTTATCAATTGTAATTATAATAGCAATAGTATTTCTTCTCATTCTTTTCTTTTATTTCATTCCAATCGGACTATTTATAACAGCTTACTTCTCCGGAGTTAAGCTGAAAATATTCCGTGATTTAGTTGGAATGAGACTCAGAAAAGTTCCACCTGTGTTAATTGTAAGAAATATGATTACTGCAACCAAAGCCGGTTTGACAGTTGACCAGGCAAAACTTGAAGCCCACTATCTTGCCGGTGGAAATGTTACCAAAGTAATAAACGCATTAGTCTCTGCTGATAAGGCAAATATCGGATTAACTTTTGAACGAGCAACTGCAATAGACCTTGCCGGACGAGATGTTCTTGAAGCAGTGAAAATGTCAGTTGTTCCGAAAGTAATTGAAACTCCTATGGTTGCTGCAGTAGCCAAAGATGGTATTCAGCTTAAGGCAATAGCAAGAGTAACTGTCAGAGCCAATATTGACAGATTAGTCGGAGGCGCTGGTGAAGCAACGATTCTTGCGAGAGTTGGTGAAGGAATTGTTTCAACTATTGGTTCAAGTAATTCACATAAAGAAGTTCTGGAAAATCCGGACAAAATTTCAAAAAGCGTTTTAGCGAAAGGACTTGATTCCGGGACAGCTTTTGAAATTCTGTCAATCGATATTGCAGATGTAGACATTGGTCAGAACATCGGTGCTATTTTGCAGACTGATCAGGCAGAAGCTGATCTTAAAGTTGCTCGTGCAAAAGCCGAAGAAAGAAGAGCGGCTGCTGTTGCACTTGAGCAGGAAATGATTGCAGAAGTTGCACGTCAGCGAGCAAAAGTTATTGAAGCAGAAGCCGAGGTTCCACGAGCAATAGCAGAAGCTTTCAGAGCCGGAAGACTTGGTGTTCTTGATTATTATAATCTGAAGAATATTCAGGCGGATACTGAAATGCGTTCTTCAATAGCACAACCTGAAGAAAAAAAGAATAAACCAAATGGATAA
- a CDS encoding M64 family metallopeptidase yields MKLKNLLLIFLVEISLQAQIQFDDYFTDGSLRLDYFHTGNDTLEIYSFDEIYAEPFWGGSQNNLIDIFDYGKYKFVVRDEITKAEIYSRTYSTLFSEWLTTEEAKLTTKSFSETVVFPFPKNKVIVEFYSRDKKNQLHKKFEYKLDPSNYFIRRDRPLKFSSVKILDNGKPSDKVDIVIIPDGYTRADSIKFLKDCERFSNYLFASSPFKENKDKFNIHAVLAWSEDSGTDIPAENIWKSTIANSSFYTFDVDRYLMIYDNKILRHLASNAPYDQIYVLVNTSKYGGGSIYNHYSVCVSDNPNSEYIFVHEFGHGFAALGDEYYTSEVAYSEFYPLDVEPLDPNLTTLVNFDSKWKDLIEEGTPVPTPNTKEYRDKIGVFEGGGYSAKGVYRPAFDCTMKSISIDNFCAVCKRAIQLMIDFYSN; encoded by the coding sequence ATGAAGTTAAAAAATTTACTGCTGATATTTCTCGTTGAAATAAGTTTACAAGCTCAGATTCAGTTCGATGATTATTTTACAGATGGTTCACTCCGATTGGATTATTTTCACACGGGAAATGATACTCTGGAAATCTATTCATTTGATGAAATATACGCTGAACCTTTTTGGGGCGGAAGTCAAAATAATCTGATTGATATTTTTGATTACGGGAAGTATAAATTCGTTGTAAGAGATGAAATCACCAAAGCTGAAATCTATTCGAGAACCTATTCAACATTATTCAGTGAGTGGTTGACAACTGAAGAAGCAAAACTAACAACAAAGTCGTTTAGTGAAACTGTTGTATTTCCTTTTCCAAAGAATAAAGTGATTGTTGAATTTTATTCGCGTGATAAAAAAAACCAGCTCCATAAAAAATTTGAGTATAAACTTGATCCTTCAAATTATTTTATTAGAAGAGACAGGCCATTGAAATTTTCGTCAGTCAAAATTCTTGATAATGGAAAACCATCAGACAAGGTTGACATTGTTATAATTCCAGACGGATACACAAGAGCTGACAGCATAAAGTTTCTTAAGGACTGCGAAAGATTTTCGAATTATCTTTTTGCTTCATCACCCTTCAAGGAGAATAAAGATAAGTTTAATATCCACGCAGTGCTTGCCTGGTCCGAAGATTCAGGAACCGACATTCCTGCGGAAAATATCTGGAAGAGTACAATTGCAAATTCAAGTTTTTACACTTTTGATGTTGATCGTTATCTGATGATTTACGACAACAAAATACTTCGTCATCTTGCTTCTAACGCTCCTTACGATCAGATTTATGTTTTGGTAAATACTAGTAAGTATGGCGGTGGTTCAATCTATAATCACTATTCTGTTTGTGTAAGTGATAATCCTAATTCAGAATATATTTTTGTCCACGAATTCGGACATGGTTTTGCAGCATTGGGAGATGAATATTACACTTCTGAAGTAGCTTACTCTGAATTTTATCCGCTTGATGTTGAACCATTGGACCCAAATCTTACAACACTTGTCAACTTTGATTCAAAGTGGAAGGATTTAATTGAAGAAGGAACTCCTGTTCCAACACCAAATACAAAAGAGTATCGTGACAAAATTGGTGTATTTGAAGGTGGAGGATACAGCGCAAAAGGAGTTTACCGACCAGCTTTTGATTGTACGATGAAATCTATATCAATTGATAACTTTTGTGCTGTTTGTAAAAGGGCCATCCAACTAATGATTGATTTTTATTCAAACTAA
- a CDS encoding 4a-hydroxytetrahydrobiopterin dehydratase: MTALTNQQILEQLNSLKSWIYVNNSISKEFEFKDFIQAMAFVNSVALEAEKMDHHPDILIYGWNKVKINISTHSAGGVTEKDFQLAKKIEERIK; this comes from the coding sequence ATGACTGCATTAACAAATCAACAAATCTTAGAACAATTGAATTCCTTAAAAAGCTGGATTTATGTTAACAATTCCATCAGCAAAGAGTTTGAGTTCAAAGATTTTATTCAGGCAATGGCTTTTGTAAACTCAGTAGCTCTTGAAGCTGAAAAGATGGATCATCATCCGGATATCTTAATCTACGGATGGAACAAAGTTAAAATTAATATTTCCACTCACAGTGCAGGTGGAGTTACCGAAAAAGATTTTCAACTCGCTAAAAAAATTGAAGAAAGAATTAAATGA
- a CDS encoding mechanosensitive ion channel family protein, producing MSAWIFNFLRDLLKDDLLYRIILVLIIIILSFFASKFLAFVLKKIIKPIVSKTKTDLDDKILSASGSAIYRLSFLAGIFLAVEIFKDGIKSESKFLPKPLIEIYPLLDNLVIITEAILFIALIIILLIISFRYINVLLDWYSQKIDAGENRNLSGSLIPLLKKVLKIILFALAIVIVLAKFNVDISAFVVSLGVGSLAIALAAQETLSNMISGFIIMTDRPFRIGDRIRYADNQVGDVVDIGIRSTKILDFDNNIVIIPNNEIVKSRLVNITYPNSLTRVVVDVGVAYGTDIRKVKEILLAIANEDPDCSKQIPPDVFFINFGSSSLDFRLVARTDDYKNAWTMQCRLREKIYEEFNKHNIEIPFTQVVVHQSKS from the coding sequence ATGAGTGCCTGGATTTTTAATTTTCTCCGAGATTTATTGAAAGATGATCTTCTTTACAGGATCATACTTGTCCTGATCATAATTATTCTGTCCTTCTTTGCTTCAAAATTTCTTGCTTTCGTTCTAAAGAAGATTATTAAACCAATCGTTTCTAAAACCAAAACTGATCTTGATGACAAAATTCTTTCTGCTTCCGGCTCTGCTATTTATCGATTGTCTTTTCTGGCCGGAATATTTCTTGCCGTAGAAATATTTAAAGATGGAATTAAAAGCGAATCTAAATTTCTTCCGAAACCACTTATTGAGATTTATCCTTTACTCGATAATCTCGTGATAATTACCGAAGCAATTCTGTTTATTGCCTTAATAATTATTCTCCTTATCATTTCATTCAGATACATAAATGTATTACTCGATTGGTATTCTCAGAAGATTGATGCAGGTGAAAACCGAAACCTTAGTGGAAGTCTGATTCCATTATTAAAAAAAGTTTTAAAGATAATTCTGTTTGCTCTTGCAATAGTAATTGTACTTGCGAAATTTAATGTAGATATAAGTGCGTTTGTTGTATCGCTTGGTGTTGGTTCATTAGCAATAGCTTTGGCAGCTCAGGAAACGCTCTCGAATATGATTTCAGGTTTTATTATTATGACTGACAGACCATTCAGAATCGGAGATAGGATAAGATATGCTGATAATCAGGTTGGCGATGTGGTTGATATCGGAATAAGAAGCACAAAAATTTTAGATTTTGATAATAACATAGTTATCATTCCAAACAATGAAATAGTAAAATCAAGACTTGTAAACATCACTTATCCAAACTCACTTACACGAGTAGTGGTTGATGTTGGTGTTGCTTACGGAACTGATATTAGAAAAGTAAAAGAAATTCTTTTAGCTATTGCTAACGAAGATCCTGACTGTTCAAAACAAATTCCTCCTGATGTATTCTTCATTAATTTCGGTTCTTCTTCACTTGATTTCAGATTAGTTGCTAGAACTGATGATTATAAGAATGCCTGGACAATGCAATGCCGGCTGCGAGAAAAAATTTATGAAGAATTCAATAAACACAATATTGAAATTCCTTTCACTCAGGTTGTTGTACATCAATCCAAATCTTAA
- a CDS encoding tetratricopeptide repeat protein → MKSRLESLLEMLEQQPFDSFLLYGIALEYMAMNDDEKAEQYFKELIESDPGYVPAYMQYASLKINQNEIEDAKFLLRKGIKLAREKNDRHAVNEMEDLLDELE, encoded by the coding sequence ATGAAATCAAGACTAGAATCATTACTCGAAATGCTTGAACAACAACCATTTGATTCATTCCTTCTTTACGGAATTGCATTAGAATATATGGCAATGAACGATGATGAAAAAGCAGAACAATATTTTAAAGAATTGATTGAATCTGATCCCGGCTATGTTCCTGCATATATGCAATATGCTTCTTTGAAAATTAATCAGAATGAAATTGAAGATGCGAAATTTCTTTTGAGAAAGGGGATAAAACTTGCTCGTGAAAAAAATGATCGTCACGCTGTAAATGAAATGGAGGATTTGCTTGATGAGCTTGAATGA
- the pyrE gene encoding orotate phosphoribosyltransferase, whose translation MNEQQILDIFLKTDALLQGHFLLTSGRHSNQYFQCAKVLQYPDYTSQVCSVLSDYFKDFEIDTIIAPAMGGIIVGYEVARQLGKRSIFTERENNVMSLRRGFTLSPEEKVLVCEDVVTTGGSVFEVIDIVKKSGAQVIGVASIVDRSNGKVDFGYPFRSALKLDVVAYLPDECPICRVGKEPLVKPGSRKVS comes from the coding sequence TTGAATGAACAGCAAATTCTTGACATATTTCTAAAAACAGATGCACTCCTTCAGGGACACTTTCTGTTAACCTCGGGAAGACATAGTAATCAATATTTTCAATGTGCTAAAGTACTTCAATATCCGGATTATACATCTCAGGTTTGCTCTGTTCTTTCAGATTACTTCAAAGATTTTGAAATTGACACAATAATTGCACCGGCAATGGGTGGGATTATTGTTGGCTATGAAGTTGCCCGGCAGTTAGGCAAAAGATCAATATTTACTGAAAGAGAAAATAATGTAATGAGTTTGCGTCGTGGATTTACTCTTTCACCTGAAGAAAAAGTTTTGGTTTGCGAAGACGTTGTTACTACAGGTGGTTCTGTTTTTGAAGTAATTGATATTGTGAAAAAATCCGGTGCACAAGTTATTGGAGTTGCTTCTATTGTTGACAGAAGTAACGGAAAAGTAGATTTCGGTTATCCTTTCAGAAGTGCATTAAAGCTTGATGTTGTTGCATATCTTCCTGATGAATGTCCAATATGTCGTGTTGGTAAAGAGCCACTTGTTAAACCTGGTTCGAGGAAAGTTTCATGA
- a CDS encoding PP2C family protein-serine/threonine phosphatase, with protein MDQKKLHKTIESIASQKFDSEEEMLKYVLEQIVNDKSFEITGGRIWKLEPETFSYRLLYQTGKMESIDPRFKIKLKNYPEFDRIASERTILADETLTELKKKGIFRYSATGVGSRIKLNGKIYYEYILALNSDSLDEEFRLNMSIIATALTSQIRQRRILASASNLKADLDKARQLQKSILPEHEYKFHNYDIFGLTDPAEIVGGDFFDYLEIGDDQDRLGIAVGDAASKGVSAAAEAMYISGALRMASNFEIKITPLMKKMNQLVNKIFEDDKFSSLFYGELSTDKNGLFLYTNAGHNPPLFYSNRKNKVEYLMVTGPVLGPVPHAKYQIESINFFPGDILLMFSDGIVDSTNSKGEPYPEVRLINLLKNNKNKTPKEIALRILDDVLRFSKNGTYSDDKTLVVIKRNE; from the coding sequence TTGGATCAAAAAAAATTACATAAGACGATTGAAAGCATCGCATCTCAGAAATTCGATAGTGAAGAAGAGATGCTCAAATATGTACTTGAGCAAATAGTTAATGATAAGAGTTTTGAAATAACCGGTGGAAGAATCTGGAAACTTGAACCGGAAACATTCAGTTATAGACTTCTTTATCAAACAGGAAAGATGGAGTCGATTGATCCGAGATTTAAAATAAAATTAAAAAATTATCCCGAGTTCGACCGGATTGCAAGCGAAAGAACTATTCTTGCCGATGAAACATTAACTGAACTGAAGAAGAAAGGAATTTTCAGATACTCCGCAACCGGTGTAGGTTCAAGAATTAAACTTAATGGAAAAATTTATTATGAGTACATTCTTGCCTTAAACAGTGACTCTTTGGATGAAGAGTTCCGGCTTAATATGAGCATAATTGCAACAGCACTTACATCACAAATCAGACAAAGAAGAATTCTTGCAAGCGCCTCTAACTTAAAAGCTGATCTTGATAAAGCACGGCAACTTCAAAAATCAATCTTGCCTGAGCACGAATACAAATTTCATAATTATGATATTTTCGGGTTAACTGATCCGGCTGAAATTGTTGGTGGGGATTTTTTCGATTATCTTGAAATAGGTGATGATCAGGACAGACTTGGAATTGCTGTCGGTGATGCCGCAAGCAAAGGCGTTTCAGCCGCTGCAGAAGCAATGTATATCTCTGGTGCACTTCGTATGGCAAGTAATTTTGAGATCAAGATTACTCCTTTGATGAAAAAAATGAATCAACTTGTTAATAAAATTTTTGAAGATGATAAATTTTCATCATTGTTCTACGGTGAGCTTTCAACAGATAAAAACGGATTATTTCTTTATACAAATGCTGGGCATAATCCACCGCTTTTTTACAGCAATAGAAAAAATAAAGTTGAATACTTGATGGTTACTGGTCCGGTGCTTGGTCCGGTTCCTCACGCAAAATATCAGATTGAAAGTATAAACTTTTTCCCCGGTGATATTCTCTTAATGTTTTCTGACGGAATTGTTGATTCTACAAATTCTAAAGGTGAACCTTATCCTGAGGTACGATTGATAAATCTTCTAAAGAATAATAAAAATAAAACTCCAAAGGAAATCGCTTTAAGAATTCTGGATGATGTTCTGAGATTCAGTAAGAACGGAACATATTCAGATGATAAAACTTTGGTTGTTATTAAACGAAACGAATAA
- a CDS encoding NAD-dependent succinate-semialdehyde dehydrogenase translates to MIQTVNPSNNEVIKSYQEISDNKLQNTLEKMQFAFEEWKEKPFVFRSSLFRKAAEVLRKKREEYSQLMTLEMGKPIIQSRAEIDKCVWVCDYYADNAEKFLTDEIIKTDSTKSFVTYQPLGVILAVMPWNFPFWQVFRFAAPTLMAGNVGILKHASNVSGCSLAIEEVFTEAGFPEFVFKSVILNSSRVKDLISNPLIRAVSLTGSVPAGKSVASAAGSQIKKTVLELGGSDPYVVLEDADLSETVQNCVNSRLINGGQSCIAAKRFIVVKELYDKFTEMYVDFMKQKKMGDPFDETNDLGPQASVKLRDELHEQVLRSINAGAKLLLGGFIPNMKGAFYPPTVLSDVKPGMPAFDEELFGPVAAITKAENEDDAIRLANQTVFGLGAAVFTKDIKRGEKIAKEKLNAGSCFVNQFVRSDPRLPFGGIKESGYGRELSVFGIREFVNIKTVSVK, encoded by the coding sequence ATGATACAAACTGTAAATCCTTCAAATAATGAAGTCATAAAATCTTATCAGGAAATATCTGATAACAAATTACAAAACACTCTTGAAAAAATGCAGTTTGCTTTTGAAGAATGGAAAGAAAAGCCATTTGTTTTTCGTTCATCCTTATTTAGGAAAGCTGCCGAAGTTTTAAGAAAGAAAAGGGAAGAGTATTCGCAACTGATGACGCTTGAGATGGGAAAACCAATTATTCAGTCAAGAGCAGAGATTGATAAATGTGTCTGGGTTTGCGATTACTATGCTGATAACGCAGAAAAATTTTTAACAGATGAAATCATTAAAACAGATTCAACGAAAAGTTTCGTTACTTATCAGCCCCTTGGAGTGATACTTGCCGTGATGCCTTGGAATTTTCCATTTTGGCAAGTATTCAGGTTTGCTGCACCAACCTTAATGGCAGGTAATGTTGGTATATTGAAACACGCATCAAATGTAAGCGGATGTTCTTTAGCTATTGAAGAAGTTTTTACAGAAGCAGGATTTCCCGAGTTTGTTTTTAAATCTGTAATCTTAAATTCATCACGAGTTAAGGATTTAATCTCGAACCCGCTTATTCGGGCAGTTTCATTAACCGGAAGTGTTCCGGCAGGTAAGTCAGTTGCATCAGCAGCCGGTTCACAAATTAAGAAAACAGTTCTCGAACTCGGTGGAAGCGATCCGTATGTTGTTCTCGAAGATGCTGATTTATCAGAAACAGTTCAGAACTGTGTGAATTCAAGGTTGATTAATGGTGGGCAAAGTTGTATTGCAGCAAAAAGATTTATTGTTGTGAAAGAATTATATGATAAATTCACTGAGATGTATGTTGACTTTATGAAACAGAAAAAAATGGGTGATCCTTTTGATGAAACAAATGATTTAGGTCCTCAGGCAAGTGTTAAACTAAGAGATGAACTTCACGAACAGGTGTTGAGAAGTATAAATGCCGGTGCGAAACTTTTGCTCGGAGGATTCATTCCGAATATGAAAGGTGCTTTTTATCCGCCAACAGTTTTATCTGATGTCAAACCTGGAATGCCGGCATTCGATGAAGAACTTTTTGGGCCAGTTGCTGCAATTACTAAAGCAGAAAATGAAGATGATGCAATCAGACTTGCAAATCAAACTGTGTTTGGATTAGGTGCCGCTGTTTTTACTAAAGATATAAAACGAGGTGAAAAAATTGCCAAAGAGAAACTTAATGCCGGCAGTTGTTTCGTAAATCAGTTTGTAAGATCAGATCCAAGATTGCCATTTGGTGGGATTAAGGAATCTGGATATGGAAGAGAATTATCCGTTTTTGGAATAAGAGAATTTGTAAATATCAAAACCGTTTCTGTCAAATAA